From Candidatus Hoaglandella endobia, a single genomic window includes:
- the rplN gene encoding 50S ribosomal protein L14, whose amino-acid sequence MIQEQTILSVADNSGARRVMCIKVLGGSKRRYAGVGDIIKITIKEAVSRSKVKKGDVLKAVVVRTKKGVRRLDGSVIRFDNNACVVLNNNDQPIGTRIFGPVTRELRTEKFMKIISLAPEVL is encoded by the coding sequence ATGATCCAAGAGCAGACTATACTGTCTGTGGCAGACAATTCCGGTGCACGTAGAGTGATGTGTATCAAGGTTCTAGGTGGCTCAAAACGTCGCTATGCAGGCGTTGGTGATATTATCAAAATTACAATCAAGGAAGCGGTTTCTCGTAGCAAAGTAAAAAAAGGTGATGTTCTGAAAGCAGTAGTCGTACGTACTAAAAAGGGTGTACGTCGCCTTGATGGTTCTGTCATTCGCTTTGATAATAATGCTTGTGTTGTATTAAATAATAATGATCAACCTATCGGTACGCGCATTTTTGGGCCGGTAACTCGTGAACTACGTACAGAAAAGTTTATGAAGATCATTTCATTAGCACCTGAAGTTCTTTGA
- the rpsS gene encoding 30S ribosomal protein S19 yields the protein MPRSIKKGPFIDLHLLKKVEKAVESGDKKPIRTWSRRSTIFPTMIGLTIAIHNGRQHVPVFVADEMVGHKLGEFAPTRTYRGHTADKKVKKVLRNK from the coding sequence ATGCCACGTTCTATCAAGAAAGGTCCATTTATTGACCTGCACTTGCTAAAAAAGGTGGAAAAAGCGGTGGAAAGCGGTGACAAAAAGCCTATTCGCACTTGGTCCCGTCGTTCAACTATTTTTCCAACAATGATAGGGCTAACTATCGCTATCCATAATGGACGTCAGCACGTACCTGTTTTTGTTGCCGATGAAATGGTTGGTCATAAACTAGGTGAATTCGCGCCAACACGTACTTATCGCGGCCATACAGCTGATAAGAAAGTCAAAAAAGTGCTAAGGAATAAATAG
- the rpsQ gene encoding 30S ribosomal protein S17, with translation MNDKNHTLQGRVVSNKMAKSIVVAIERFVKHPIYGKFIKRTTKLHVHDENNESNIGDIVEISECRPISKTKSWTLIRVLADPSFNR, from the coding sequence ATGAATGATAAAAACCATACCCTGCAAGGTCGTGTAGTTAGTAACAAAATGGCAAAATCCATTGTTGTAGCTATTGAACGTTTCGTAAAGCATCCAATTTATGGAAAATTTATTAAACGTACTACTAAACTCCATGTACATGACGAGAACAATGAAAGCAATATCGGTGATATAGTTGAAATCAGTGAATGCCGTCCAATTTCTAAGACTAAGTCCTGGACGCTGATCCGAGTTTTAGCTGATCCGAGTTTTAATAGATAA
- the rpsJ gene encoding 30S ribosomal protein S10 yields the protein MQNQRIRIRLKAFDHRLIDQSTAEIVETAKRTGAQVRGPIPLPTRKERFTILISPHVNKDARDQYEIRTHKRLVDIVEPTEKTVDALMRLDLAAGVDVQISLG from the coding sequence ATGCAGAACCAAAGAATCCGTATCCGTTTGAAAGCATTTGATCATCGTCTGATAGATCAATCAACTGCAGAAATCGTAGAAACTGCCAAGCGTACAGGTGCACAGGTACGTGGTCCGATCCCGTTACCAACCCGTAAAGAGCGTTTTACCATTCTGATTTCTCCACACGTCAACAAAGACGCACGTGATCAGTATGAAATCCGCACTCATAAACGTCTGGTAGATATAGTTGAACCAACCGAAAAAACTGTTGATGCTTTAATGCGTCTGGATCTAGCTGCTGGTGTAGATGTGCAGATCAGCCTAGGTTAA
- the rplC gene encoding 50S ribosomal protein L3 has translation MKVLKGLIGRKVGMTRIFTEDGVSIPVTIIEIEANRVTQIKTLKKEKYQAIQVTTGTKKANCVNKSQAGHFAKSRVEAGRGLWELRIKDSNEFNVGQSITVELFTDVKKVDITGTSKGKGFSGTVKRWHFRTQDATHGNSLSHRVPGSIGQNQTPGKVFKGKKMAGQLGNRRVTVQNLEVVRVDVERNLLLVKGAVSGTTGSDLIIKSAIKE, from the coding sequence ATGAAGGTTTTAAAGGGTTTAATTGGAAGGAAAGTGGGCATGACTCGTATCTTCACCGAAGATGGTGTTTCTATCCCCGTCACTATTATAGAAATAGAAGCAAACCGTGTGACCCAGATTAAAACTCTGAAAAAAGAGAAATACCAAGCGATCCAAGTTACCACGGGTACTAAAAAAGCTAACTGCGTGAATAAATCACAAGCCGGGCATTTTGCTAAGTCGCGTGTTGAGGCAGGACGGGGTCTATGGGAATTACGTATTAAAGATAGCAACGAATTTAATGTTGGCCAAAGTATTACCGTAGAACTATTTACTGATGTTAAAAAAGTTGACATTACGGGTACATCTAAAGGTAAAGGATTTTCAGGGACAGTAAAACGTTGGCACTTTCGTACACAGGATGCTACCCATGGCAACTCACTATCTCACCGTGTACCAGGTTCTATAGGTCAGAACCAGACTCCTGGCAAGGTATTTAAAGGCAAAAAAATGGCAGGCCAACTTGGCAATAGACGCGTAACCGTTCAGAACTTAGAGGTGGTACGTGTTGACGTAGAACGCAACCTGCTCCTGGTGAAAGGTGCGGTCTCGGGAACAACTGGTAGCGACTTAATCATTAAGTCGGCCATTAAAGAATAA
- the rplP gene encoding 50S ribosomal protein L16 yields the protein MLQPKRTKFRKMHKGRNRGLAAGTDISFGTFGLKAVGRGRLTTRQIEAARRAMTRAVKRQGNIWIRIFPDKPITEKPLEVRMGKGKGNVEYWVALIQPGKVLYEIDGVSEELAREAFKLAAAKLPIKTTFVIKTVM from the coding sequence ATGTTACAACCAAAGCGTACAAAATTCCGTAAAATGCACAAAGGCCGTAATCGTGGCCTAGCAGCAGGGACGGATATTAGCTTCGGTACTTTCGGTCTCAAAGCTGTCGGCCGCGGTCGCTTGACCACTCGTCAAATTGAAGCGGCACGTCGGGCAATGACACGTGCAGTTAAGCGTCAAGGTAATATATGGATCCGTATTTTTCCAGACAAACCGATAACAGAAAAACCGCTAGAAGTTAGAATGGGTAAAGGTAAAGGTAATGTGGAGTATTGGGTTGCCTTGATCCAGCCGGGGAAAGTGCTGTACGAAATTGATGGCGTTTCGGAAGAGCTAGCCCGTGAAGCTTTTAAGCTAGCAGCAGCAAAACTGCCAATTAAAACCACTTTTGTAATTAAGACGGTGATGTAA
- the rpmC gene encoding 50S ribosomal protein L29, with product MKAQDLREYNTEKLNTELLNLLREQFNLRMRTSSGQLQQTHLLKKVRRNIARVKTLLTEKAGI from the coding sequence ATGAAAGCACAAGATCTGCGTGAATATAACACTGAAAAGCTGAACACTGAGCTACTTAACCTACTACGAGAGCAATTTAATCTTCGTATGCGGACGTCCAGTGGACAGCTACAGCAGACCCACCTGTTAAAAAAGGTGCGTCGTAATATTGCACGTGTGAAGACATTATTGACGGAGAAGGCGGGTATATAA
- the rplW gene encoding 50S ribosomal protein L23 yields the protein MIHEERLLIVLRTPHISEKTSTLMEKNNTIAFKVAKDATKAEIKAAVHKMFKIEVNNVWTLVVKGKIKRHGQHIGRRSDWKKAYVNLKKGQQLDFIGGAE from the coding sequence ATGATTCATGAAGAACGTCTACTAATAGTACTACGCACACCACATATTTCTGAAAAAACATCTACATTAATGGAAAAAAATAATACCATAGCTTTTAAAGTAGCTAAAGATGCAACTAAAGCAGAAATTAAAGCTGCTGTACATAAAATGTTTAAAATAGAAGTCAATAACGTGTGGACACTAGTTGTCAAAGGTAAGATTAAACGTCACGGACAGCATATCGGTCGTCGTAGCGACTGGAAAAAAGCTTACGTCAATTTAAAAAAAGGCCAACAATTGGACTTCATCGGCGGTGCCGAGTAA
- the rpsC gene encoding 30S ribosomal protein S3 gives MGQKVHPNGMRLGIVKPWNSTWYANTKEFADNLDSDFKVRQFLTKELSNAAISRVVIERPAKSIRVTIYTARPGIVIGKKGEDVEKLRKVIANLTGVPAQINISEVRKPELDAKLVADSISSQLERRVMFRRAMKRAVQNAMRIGAKGIKVEVCGRLGGAEIARTEWYREGRVPLHTLRADIDYNIAEAHTTYGVIGIKVWIFKGEIFGGVAIIEQSEQNMQTKKQQRKSRK, from the coding sequence ATGGGTCAAAAAGTACATCCTAATGGGATGCGCCTGGGTATTGTCAAACCCTGGAACTCTACCTGGTATGCGAATACGAAAGAATTCGCTGATAACTTGGATAGCGACTTTAAAGTTCGTCAGTTCCTAACTAAGGAATTATCGAATGCTGCAATTTCCCGCGTTGTTATCGAACGTCCAGCCAAGAGTATTCGTGTGACCATTTACACTGCACGTCCGGGCATTGTAATAGGCAAAAAAGGCGAAGATGTCGAAAAACTGCGTAAGGTAATAGCTAATCTTACTGGCGTACCAGCACAGATTAATATCTCTGAAGTTCGTAAGCCTGAATTAGACGCTAAACTAGTTGCTGACAGCATCTCTTCGCAACTAGAACGTCGTGTGATGTTCCGTCGTGCGATGAAACGTGCTGTGCAGAATGCCATGCGGATTGGCGCTAAAGGGATTAAAGTTGAAGTGTGCGGACGTCTGGGCGGCGCTGAAATTGCGCGTACTGAATGGTACCGTGAAGGTCGCGTTCCATTACATACATTACGTGCAGATATCGACTATAACATCGCTGAAGCTCACACTACGTATGGTGTTATAGGAATAAAAGTATGGATCTTCAAAGGTGAGATTTTTGGTGGTGTAGCTATTATTGAACAATCGGAACAGAATATGCAAACTAAAAAGCAGCAGCGTAAAAGCCGCAAGTAA
- the rplB gene encoding 50S ribosomal protein L2: protein MAIVKCNPTSPGRRHVVKIFNPDLYKGKPYVPLLKPLSKSGGRNNNGSITTRHIGGGHKQHYRQIDFKRNKDGIPARVERLEYDPNRSANIALVLYKDGERRYILAPKGLKAGDLIQSGVDATIKIGNTLPMRNIPVGSTVHNVEMKPGKGGQLARSAGSYVQIVARDGAYVTMRLRSSEIRKIHAECRATLGEVGNTEHMLRVLGKAGAKRWRGIRPTVRGTAMNPVDHPHGGGEGRNFGKHPVSPQGIQTKGKKTRSNKRTDKFIIHHRSKK, encoded by the coding sequence ATGGCAATTGTTAAATGTAATCCGACGTCTCCGGGTCGCCGACACGTTGTTAAAATCTTTAATCCTGATCTTTATAAAGGTAAACCCTATGTACCGTTACTAAAACCTCTTAGTAAATCAGGTGGCCGTAATAATAATGGCAGTATTACTACAAGACATATTGGTGGCGGTCATAAGCAACACTATCGTCAGATCGACTTTAAACGCAATAAAGATGGTATTCCAGCAAGGGTAGAACGTCTTGAATATGATCCTAATCGTTCTGCTAATATTGCTTTGGTCTTATATAAAGATGGTGAACGTCGTTATATTCTGGCACCAAAAGGCTTGAAAGCCGGTGATTTGATCCAATCAGGCGTCGATGCAACAATCAAAATAGGCAATACATTACCTATGCGTAATATTCCGGTTGGTTCAACTGTACATAATGTAGAAATGAAACCAGGTAAAGGTGGTCAGTTAGCGCGTTCTGCCGGTTCTTATGTTCAGATAGTAGCTCGTGACGGTGCGTATGTTACAATGCGTCTACGTTCTAGTGAAATACGTAAAATTCATGCTGAGTGCCGCGCTACGTTAGGAGAAGTAGGTAATACTGAACACATGCTGCGTGTATTAGGTAAAGCAGGGGCAAAACGTTGGCGTGGTATTCGTCCGACAGTTCGGGGGACAGCGATGAACCCGGTAGACCATCCACACGGTGGTGGTGAAGGTCGTAACTTTGGTAAACACCCTGTATCCCCGCAGGGGATACAAACTAAAGGTAAGAAGACCCGTAGTAATAAGCGTACCGATAAGTTCATTATACACCACCGTAGTAAAAAATAA
- the rplV gene encoding 50S ribosomal protein L22, with the protein METIAKHLYARSSAQKVRLVADLIRGKKVSQALEILIYTKKKASNLVKKVLESAIANAEHNDGADIDNLKVTKIFVDSGPSMKRINPRAKGRADRILKRTSHITVIVSDC; encoded by the coding sequence ATGGAAACTATCGCTAAACATTTGTATGCTCGTTCTTCTGCTCAAAAGGTACGCCTTGTTGCTGACCTTATTCGCGGTAAGAAAGTATCGCAAGCTCTAGAAATCTTAATTTATACTAAAAAGAAAGCTTCTAATCTAGTCAAGAAAGTACTTGAGTCTGCCATTGCGAACGCTGAACACAACGATGGCGCAGATATCGATAATCTTAAAGTTACAAAAATTTTTGTGGACTCTGGACCAAGCATGAAGCGTATTAATCCGCGTGCTAAAGGTCGTGCAGATCGTATCCTGAAGCGTACTAGCCATATTACTGTGATTGTGTCTGATTGCTGA
- the rplD gene encoding 50S ribosomal protein L4: MELGLKDAQKSLTVSQATFGHKFNEALVHQVFIAYSASLRQGTRAQKTRAEVAGSNKKPWRQKGTGRARSGSIKSPIWRSGGVTFAAKPQDYNQKVNKKMYRGALKSILSELIRQNRLIVFEQFSIEAPKTKLLAHKLKVMALTEDVLIITNKMNKNLFLAAKNLHKVDVLDVQNIDPVSLIIFDKVVITADAISKIEEKLA, encoded by the coding sequence ATGGAATTGGGATTAAAAGATGCGCAAAAATCGCTGACTGTCTCCCAAGCTACCTTTGGGCATAAATTCAATGAAGCGCTGGTACACCAGGTTTTTATAGCTTACTCAGCTAGTTTGCGTCAGGGCACTCGTGCTCAGAAGACGCGGGCCGAAGTAGCTGGCTCAAATAAAAAACCCTGGCGTCAGAAGGGTACCGGACGTGCACGTTCCGGTAGTATCAAAAGTCCGATTTGGCGTTCTGGTGGTGTAACTTTCGCTGCTAAGCCACAGGATTATAATCAAAAAGTAAATAAGAAGATGTACCGAGGGGCGTTAAAAAGTATATTATCTGAACTAATACGTCAAAATCGTTTAATAGTTTTTGAACAGTTTTCTATTGAAGCGCCGAAAACCAAGTTACTAGCACATAAACTTAAAGTTATGGCTTTAACAGAAGATGTGCTTATTATTACTAATAAAATGAATAAAAACCTATTTTTAGCTGCAAAAAACCTTCATAAAGTAGACGTACTTGATGTACAAAACATCGATCCAGTTAGCCTGATTATTTTTGATAAAGTTGTTATTACGGCTGATGCTATTAGCAAAATTGAGGAGAAGCTGGCATGA